Proteins co-encoded in one Alphaproteobacteria bacterium PA2 genomic window:
- a CDS encoding 50S ribosomal protein L23: MANPSARHYDTVLAPVITEKATLLSEQNKVVFRVAMDATKDEISAAVETLFKVTVTKVNTLVVKGKTKRFRGRPGRRSDVKKAVVTLAEGQSIDITTGL, from the coding sequence ATGGCCAATCCCTCCGCCCGTCATTATGACACCGTCCTCGCGCCGGTGATCACGGAAAAGGCCACCCTGCTTTCCGAGCAGAACAAGGTCGTCTTCCGGGTCGCCATGGACGCGACCAAGGACGAAATCTCCGCCGCCGTCGAAACCCTGTTCAAGGTCACTGTCACCAAGGTCAACACCCTGGTCGTCAAGGGCAAGACCAAGCGGTTCCGCGGTCGTCCGGGCCGTCGCTCGGATGTCAAGAAGGCTGTCGTGACCCTGGCTGAAGGCCAGTCGATCGACATCACCACGGGGCTCTGA
- a CDS encoding 50S ribosomal protein L4, which translates to MKLDVIKLDGGKGGSIELSDAIFGIEDIRGDILQRVVTWQLAKRRAGTHKIQVRNEVSRTSKKMYKQKGTGGARHGSRRAAQFVGGAKAHGPVVRSHAFDLPKKIRAMALRHALSSKAKAGSLVIVDSLALKEAKTAGLREQLGKMGLINALVIGGVEVDTNFKLAARNIPNVDVLPNAGLNVYDVLRRQTLVLTKDAVEAINARFAEKEAA; encoded by the coding sequence ATGAAACTCGACGTCATCAAACTCGACGGCGGAAAGGGCGGTTCCATTGAACTGTCCGACGCCATCTTCGGCATCGAAGACATCCGCGGTGACATCCTGCAGCGGGTCGTGACCTGGCAACTCGCCAAGCGTCGCGCCGGCACGCACAAGATTCAGGTTCGTAACGAGGTCTCTCGTACGAGCAAGAAGATGTACAAGCAGAAGGGCACCGGCGGCGCCCGTCACGGTTCACGCCGTGCGGCCCAGTTCGTCGGCGGTGCCAAGGCTCACGGCCCTGTCGTCCGCAGTCACGCCTTTGACCTGCCCAAGAAGATCCGGGCCATGGCCCTGCGCCACGCCCTGTCCTCCAAGGCCAAGGCTGGTTCGCTGGTCATCGTCGACAGCCTCGCGCTGAAGGAAGCCAAGACCGCCGGCCTGCGCGAGCAGCTGGGCAAGATGGGCCTCATCAACGCCCTGGTCATCGGCGGCGTCGAAGTCGACACCAACTTCAAGCTGGCCGCCCGCAACATCCCGAATGTGGATGTCCTGCCCAACGCCGGTCTCAACGTCTATGACGTGCTGCGTCGTCAGACCCTCGTCCTCACCAAGGACGCGGTCGAAGCGATCAATGCGCGCTTCGCTGAGAAGGAAGCCGCCTGA
- a CDS encoding 50S ribosomal protein L3: MRTGVIAKKLGMARFFDEAGTHVPVTVLSLEGCSVTAQRTQEKDGYVALQLGAGARKAKNTTKALRGHFAKAEVEPKQQLAEFRVSPENLIDVGAELTADHFLAGQKVDVTGTTVGKGFAGAMKRWNFGGMRATHGVSVSHRAHGSTGQRQDPGKTFKGKKMAGHLGQETVTTLNVTIWRIDTERGLILVKGAVPGTEGSYVKIRDAVKAKAPADLPMPGAFRKAGQAAAAPAVAEEAPAEAPQAEGQE; encoded by the coding sequence ATGCGTACCGGCGTGATCGCCAAGAAACTGGGCATGGCGCGCTTCTTTGATGAAGCGGGAACCCATGTGCCGGTGACTGTCCTCAGCCTCGAAGGCTGTTCGGTCACCGCTCAGCGGACCCAGGAAAAAGACGGCTATGTCGCCCTCCAGCTCGGAGCCGGCGCCAGGAAGGCCAAGAACACCACCAAGGCCCTGCGCGGACACTTCGCCAAGGCTGAGGTCGAGCCCAAGCAGCAACTCGCTGAATTCCGCGTGTCTCCGGAAAACCTGATCGACGTCGGCGCTGAGCTGACGGCGGACCACTTCCTGGCCGGCCAGAAGGTCGATGTCACCGGGACGACGGTCGGTAAGGGTTTCGCCGGCGCCATGAAGCGCTGGAACTTCGGCGGCATGCGCGCCACCCACGGCGTCTCCGTCTCGCACCGTGCTCACGGTTCGACCGGTCAGCGCCAGGATCCGGGCAAGACCTTCAAGGGCAAGAAGATGGCTGGCCACCTTGGTCAGGAAACCGTCACCACCCTGAACGTCACCATCTGGCGTATCGACACCGAGCGTGGCCTGATCCTCGTGAAGGGCGCAGTGCCCGGCACCGAGGGTTCCTACGTGAAGATCCGCGACGCCGTGAAGGCCAAGGCTCCGGCCGACCTTCCGATGCCGGGCGCCTTCCGTAAGGCTGGCCAGGCTGCTGCGGCTCCTGCCGTTGCGGAAGAAGCTCCGGCTGAAGCGCCGCAAGCCGAGGGTCAAGAATAA
- a CDS encoding 30S ribosomal protein S10, whose translation MDRQNIRIRLKAFDHRVLDHSTREIVNTAKRTGATVRGPIPLPTHINKFTVNRSPHIDKKSREQFEIRTHKRVLDIVDPTPQTVDALMKLDLSAGVDVEIKL comes from the coding sequence ATGGATCGTCAGAACATCCGCATCCGGCTCAAGGCCTTCGATCACCGCGTGCTGGATCATTCCACACGCGAGATCGTAAACACGGCCAAGCGTACCGGCGCGACAGTGCGGGGGCCTATCCCCCTGCCAACGCACATCAATAAATTCACCGTCAACCGCTCGCCGCACATCGACAAGAAGTCGCGCGAGCAGTTCGAAATCCGCACGCACAAGCGCGTGCTCGATATCGTCGACCCCACCCCGCAGACCGTGGACGCGCTCATGAAGCTCGACCTGTCCGCCGGAGTGGACGTCGAGATCAAGCTGTAG
- the tuf gene encoding elongation factor Tu, which translates to MAKEKFERNKPHCNIGTIGHVDHGKTTLTAAITMTLAKAGGAKAMAYADIDAAPEEKARGITINTAHVEYETANRHYAHVDCPGHADYVKNMITGAAQMDGAILVVSAADGPMPQTREHILLARQVGVPALVVYMNKVDLVDDSELLELVEMEVRELLSSYEFPGDDIPITMGSAKVAIDGGDPKIGEQSILALMETVDAYIPQPERPVDLPFLMPVEDVFSISGRGTVVTGRIEKGIVKVGEEVEIVGIRPVQKTVCTGVEMFRKLLDQGQAGDNVGVLLRGTKREDVERGQVLCKPGSITPHTKFTAEAYILTKEEGGRHTPFFTNYRPQFYFRTTDVTGIIRLREGVEMIMPGDNAELDVELITPIAMDPGLRFAIREGGRTVGAGVVSKIIE; encoded by the coding sequence ATGGCCAAAGAGAAATTCGAACGCAACAAGCCGCATTGCAACATCGGCACGATTGGTCACGTTGACCATGGCAAGACGACGCTGACGGCGGCGATTACGATGACGCTGGCCAAGGCCGGCGGCGCGAAGGCCATGGCCTACGCGGACATTGACGCGGCGCCTGAAGAAAAGGCCCGCGGCATCACGATCAACACGGCTCACGTCGAGTATGAGACGGCCAACCGTCACTATGCCCACGTCGACTGCCCTGGCCACGCTGACTATGTGAAGAACATGATCACCGGTGCGGCCCAGATGGACGGAGCCATCCTGGTGGTGAGCGCTGCCGACGGCCCGATGCCCCAGACCCGCGAGCACATTCTGCTGGCCCGTCAGGTCGGTGTTCCGGCCCTGGTTGTCTACATGAACAAGGTCGACCTGGTTGACGACAGCGAGCTGCTGGAACTGGTGGAGATGGAAGTTCGCGAACTTCTGTCGTCCTACGAGTTCCCGGGCGACGACATTCCGATCACCATGGGTTCGGCCAAGGTGGCCATTGACGGCGGCGATCCGAAGATCGGTGAGCAGTCGATCCTGGCTCTGATGGAAACCGTCGACGCCTACATCCCGCAGCCGGAGCGTCCTGTGGACCTTCCGTTCCTGATGCCTGTGGAAGACGTGTTCTCCATCTCGGGCCGCGGCACGGTTGTGACCGGTCGTATCGAGAAGGGCATTGTGAAGGTCGGTGAGGAAGTCGAGATCGTCGGCATCCGTCCCGTCCAGAAGACGGTGTGCACCGGCGTCGAAATGTTCCGCAAGCTGCTTGACCAGGGTCAGGCTGGGGACAATGTCGGCGTTCTGCTGCGCGGCACCAAGCGTGAAGACGTTGAGCGCGGTCAGGTTCTCTGCAAGCCGGGCTCGATCACGCCGCACACCAAGTTCACGGCTGAGGCCTATATCCTTACGAAGGAAGAAGGCGGTCGTCACACGCCGTTCTTCACGAACTATCGTCCTCAGTTCTACTTCCGCACCACCGACGTGACGGGGATCATCCGTCTTCGTGAAGGCGTGGAAATGATCATGCCTGGCGACAATGCCGAGCTGGACGTTGAGCTGATCACCCCGATCGCCATGGATCCGGGCCTGCGCTTCGCCATCCGCGAAGGCGGCCGTACGGTCGGCGCCGGCGTCGTCTCGAAGATCATCGAGTAG
- the fusA gene encoding elongation factor G encodes MSRSNPISDYRNFGIMAHIDAGKTTTTERILYYTGKSHKIGEVHDGAATMDWMEQEQERGITITSAATTAYWNGHRLNIIDTPGHVDFTIEVERSLRVLDGAVAVLDGNQGVEPQTETVWRQADRYNVPRIVFVNKMDKIGADFQMCLKTIRERLGVKAVPIQLPIGAESSLKGIVDLVRMKAVVWDSEGLGANYHDEEIPDDMKAEAEEARNYMIENAVELDDEAMEAYLGGEEPTEAVIKKCLRKAVLTGAFYPILAGSAFKNKGVQPLLDAVVDYLPSPLDIPPTPGIDYKTEEPIVRHASDEEPLSVLAFKIMDDPFVGSLTFCRIYSGKLETGMGLLNSTREKRERVGRMLLMHSNNREDIKEAFAGDIVALAGLKDTRTGDTLCDPTKSPVILEKMNFPAPVIEIAIEPKSKADQEKLGVALAKMVAEDPSFTVHTDQESGQTIMKGMGELHLDIKVDILKRTYKVEANIGAPQVAYRESLGRVADIDYTHKKQTGGTGQFARVKIKFEPGEAGTGFVFENTIVGGSVPKEFIPGVQKGIESAKDNGLLAGFPLIDFKATLYDGGYHDVDSSVLAFEIASRAAFRELRERGSPKLLEPIMKVEVLTPDEYMGDVIGDLNSRRGQIQGTETRGNAQVVTAFVPLANMFGYINTLRSFSQGRAQFTMQYDHYETVPQAVADEVIKKYA; translated from the coding sequence ATGTCCCGTTCGAACCCCATCAGCGACTACCGTAACTTCGGAATCATGGCCCACATCGATGCGGGCAAGACCACGACGACGGAGCGGATCCTCTATTACACGGGCAAGAGCCACAAGATCGGCGAAGTCCATGACGGCGCGGCCACCATGGACTGGATGGAGCAGGAGCAGGAGCGTGGCATCACGATCACCTCGGCTGCGACCACCGCCTACTGGAATGGCCACCGCCTGAACATCATCGACACCCCCGGCCACGTGGACTTCACCATTGAAGTCGAACGCTCCCTGCGGGTTCTCGACGGCGCGGTCGCCGTGCTCGACGGCAACCAGGGCGTTGAGCCCCAGACTGAAACCGTCTGGCGTCAGGCCGACCGCTACAACGTTCCGCGCATCGTGTTCGTCAACAAGATGGACAAGATCGGCGCTGACTTCCAGATGTGCCTGAAGACCATCCGCGAGCGCCTGGGCGTGAAGGCCGTTCCGATCCAGCTGCCGATCGGCGCTGAGTCGAGCCTCAAGGGCATTGTCGACCTGGTCCGCATGAAGGCCGTGGTCTGGGACTCCGAAGGTCTCGGCGCCAACTATCACGACGAAGAAATTCCCGACGACATGAAGGCCGAGGCTGAAGAAGCCCGCAACTACATGATCGAAAACGCCGTCGAACTCGACGACGAAGCCATGGAAGCCTATCTCGGCGGCGAAGAGCCCACCGAAGCGGTCATCAAGAAGTGCCTGCGTAAGGCCGTTCTGACCGGCGCCTTCTATCCGATCCTCGCCGGCTCGGCCTTCAAGAACAAGGGCGTCCAGCCCCTGCTCGATGCCGTGGTCGACTATCTGCCGTCGCCCCTCGACATTCCTCCGACGCCCGGCATCGACTACAAGACAGAAGAGCCGATCGTGCGCCATGCGTCCGATGAAGAGCCCCTTTCCGTTCTGGCCTTCAAGATCATGGACGACCCCTTCGTGGGCTCCCTGACCTTCTGCCGCATCTATTCCGGCAAGCTGGAAACCGGCATGGGCCTGCTCAACTCGACCCGCGAAAAGCGCGAGCGGGTTGGCCGCATGCTGCTCATGCACTCCAACAACCGTGAAGACATCAAGGAAGCCTTCGCCGGCGACATCGTCGCCCTGGCCGGCCTCAAGGACACCCGCACCGGCGACACCCTGTGCGATCCGACCAAGTCCCCGGTCATCCTCGAGAAGATGAACTTCCCGGCGCCGGTTATCGAAATCGCTATTGAGCCGAAGTCGAAGGCTGACCAGGAAAAGCTGGGCGTTGCCCTGGCCAAGATGGTCGCCGAAGATCCGTCCTTCACGGTCCACACCGACCAGGAGTCGGGTCAGACCATCATGAAGGGCATGGGCGAACTGCACCTGGACATCAAGGTCGATATCCTGAAGCGGACCTACAAGGTCGAAGCCAATATCGGCGCGCCTCAGGTTGCCTATCGCGAGAGCCTCGGCCGCGTCGCCGACATCGACTACACCCACAAGAAGCAGACCGGCGGTACGGGTCAGTTCGCCCGGGTCAAGATCAAGTTCGAGCCGGGTGAAGCCGGTACGGGCTTCGTCTTCGAGAACACCATTGTCGGTGGCTCGGTCCCGAAGGAATTCATCCCCGGCGTCCAGAAGGGCATCGAGTCCGCCAAGGACAATGGCCTGCTGGCCGGCTTCCCGCTGATCGACTTCAAGGCCACCCTCTATGACGGCGGCTATCACGACGTTGACTCCTCGGTCCTGGCCTTCGAAATCGCCAGCCGCGCCGCCTTCCGTGAACTCCGTGAACGGGGCAGCCCCAAGCTGCTCGAGCCGATCATGAAGGTCGAGGTTCTGACCCCCGATGAGTACATGGGCGACGTGATCGGCGACCTGAACTCTCGCCGTGGTCAGATCCAGGGCACAGAAACCCGGGGCAATGCCCAGGTGGTCACGGCCTTCGTGCCGCTGGCCAACATGTTCGGCTACATCAACACCCTGCGTTCCTTCAGCCAAGGCCGGGCGCAGTTCACGATGCAGTACGACCACTACGAAACGGTGCCGCAAGCCGTCGCCGACGAAGTGATCAAGAAGTACGCCTAA
- a CDS encoding 30S ribosomal protein S7, producing the protein MSRRRRAEKREVLPDPKFGDLTVTKFMNYVMYEGKKAVAENILYGAFDILEAKRKDQGPLETFHSALENVAPGIEVRSRRVGGATYQVPVEVRPDRRKALAIRWLVTAARKRGENTMTEKLAGEILDASSNRGSAVKKREDTHKMAEANRAFSHYRW; encoded by the coding sequence ATGTCCCGCCGCCGTCGCGCCGAGAAACGTGAAGTTCTGCCGGATCCGAAGTTCGGAGACCTCACTGTCACAAAATTCATGAACTACGTGATGTACGAAGGCAAAAAGGCCGTCGCAGAAAACATTCTGTACGGCGCCTTCGATATTCTGGAAGCCAAGCGCAAGGACCAGGGTCCCCTGGAAACCTTCCACTCGGCCCTGGAAAACGTCGCCCCCGGGATCGAAGTCCGCTCCCGTCGGGTCGGCGGCGCCACCTATCAGGTGCCCGTCGAAGTTCGTCCGGACCGCCGCAAGGCCCTGGCCATCCGTTGGCTGGTGACCGCCGCTCGCAAGCGTGGCGAAAACACCATGACCGAAAAGCTGGCCGGTGAAATCCTGGACGCCTCTTCGAACCGCGGCTCCGCCGTCAAGAAGCGTGAAGACACCCACAAGATGGCGGAAGCCAACCGGGCGTTCTCGCACTACCGCTGGTAA
- a CDS encoding 30S ribosomal protein S12, with translation MPTVNQLIRKPRQDKPSRNKVPALKGCPQRRGVCTRVYTTTPKKPNSALRKVAKVRLTTGFEALCYIPGEGHNLQEHSVVLIRGGRVKDLPGVRYHILRGVLDTQGVKDRKQRRSLYGAKRPK, from the coding sequence ATGCCAACAGTCAACCAGCTCATCCGTAAGCCCCGGCAGGACAAGCCGTCGCGCAACAAGGTTCCGGCCCTGAAGGGCTGCCCCCAGCGTCGCGGCGTTTGCACCCGCGTCTACACGACCACGCCGAAGAAGCCGAACTCCGCGCTTCGTAAGGTGGCCAAGGTGCGTCTCACCACGGGCTTCGAAGCGCTGTGCTACATCCCCGGCGAAGGCCACAATCTGCAGGAGCACTCCGTTGTGCTCATCCGTGGGGGCCGCGTGAAGGACCTTCCCGGCGTGCGTTACCACATCCTGCGCGGCGTGCTCGACACCCAAGGGGTGAAGGACCGCAAGCAGCGTCGTTCGCTCTACGGCGCCAAGCGTCCTAAGTAA
- a CDS encoding phospho-N-acetylmuramoyl-pentapeptide-transferase — translation MLTWIYANFGEVWGPLRLFNSFFFLAATGFALSALATWILLPKLWGHLPTDKGRAFAVNAELSVGKPVSAGLIFVSLFCLAALLFVPFGARCLYTVPIILAAMMVGYFDDRRGGFNEYQLAVFDLLIAGAAALVICGTQDAPIWLPGWKETLHLSPWLAIPLATGIIWISINATNCSDGVDGVSGSLAGTAIMILGGLLYAVIGNAVVADHLSIPVNREGANWAIMAFLMVGCLAGYLWYNAAPSLVLMGDAGSRPLGLLIGMLVVATNNPTFIVLTASVILLNGATGLFKVALLRFFGLKILGGIRFPLHDHCRKELGWSNTQVLVRFLMVQLALSALLVILVLKVR, via the coding sequence ATGCTGACCTGGATCTATGCGAATTTCGGCGAGGTCTGGGGACCTCTGCGGCTCTTCAATTCATTCTTCTTTCTTGCCGCCACTGGTTTCGCCCTGAGCGCCCTCGCGACCTGGATCCTGCTGCCCAAACTCTGGGGCCATCTGCCGACAGACAAGGGCAGGGCGTTTGCGGTCAACGCCGAACTCAGCGTGGGAAAGCCGGTAAGCGCAGGTCTGATCTTCGTGAGCCTGTTCTGTCTGGCCGCCCTGCTGTTCGTGCCCTTCGGCGCCCGCTGCCTCTACACCGTGCCGATCATCCTGGCCGCCATGATGGTCGGATACTTCGATGACCGACGGGGCGGCTTCAATGAGTACCAGCTCGCCGTCTTTGACCTCCTGATCGCCGGGGCGGCGGCCCTGGTGATCTGCGGAACCCAGGATGCGCCCATCTGGTTGCCGGGGTGGAAGGAAACCCTGCATCTCAGCCCCTGGCTGGCCATTCCCCTGGCGACCGGGATCATCTGGATTTCCATCAACGCGACCAATTGCTCCGATGGTGTGGACGGCGTTTCAGGCAGCCTTGCCGGAACTGCGATCATGATCCTGGGCGGCCTGCTCTATGCGGTGATCGGCAATGCCGTGGTGGCGGACCACCTTTCCATTCCGGTGAACCGGGAAGGGGCCAACTGGGCGATTATGGCCTTCCTGATGGTCGGCTGCCTTGCAGGCTATCTCTGGTACAACGCCGCTCCCAGCCTGGTGCTGATGGGGGACGCCGGATCCAGGCCCCTGGGGCTTCTGATCGGCATGCTGGTCGTCGCCACCAACAATCCGACCTTCATTGTGTTGACGGCCTCGGTCATCCTGCTCAACGGGGCGACCGGACTGTTCAAGGTCGCCCTGCTGCGGTTCTTCGGTCTGAAGATCCTCGGGGGCATCCGCTTTCCCCTGCACGACCATTGTCGCAAGGAGCTGGGATGGTCGAACACCCAGGTTCTGGTGCGGTTCCTGATGGTGCAGCTGGCCCTGTCAGCCCTGCTGGTCATTCTGGTGCTGAAGGTCCGCTAG